From the genome of Pedobacter sp. MC2016-14, one region includes:
- a CDS encoding STM3941 family protein: protein MEKIEIYSSKSKSLLLLIASVLFVIGGIYMLLNAEYIMDYRMKNILFIKGVGIFSIIFFGLGIYVSINRLIKNQLILIIDRTGLNINPNSSSSEKIEWNNIDGFSEMKVQSSRFVIINVNNSDYWIEKEKNKLKKNLMKFNVNNYGSPFNLSAHTMQINHDELMGLLNTSLTNYKLDVN, encoded by the coding sequence ATGGAAAAAATTGAAATTTACTCAAGTAAATCAAAATCTCTTTTATTACTAATTGCGTCAGTGCTCTTTGTGATTGGAGGAATTTATATGTTGCTAAATGCCGAATATATTATGGATTATCGAATGAAAAATATATTATTTATAAAAGGAGTTGGAATTTTTTCGATTATATTTTTTGGACTAGGAATCTATGTATCGATAAATCGATTAATAAAAAATCAGCTTATTCTGATAATTGACCGAACTGGGCTAAATATTAATCCAAATAGCTCTTCCTCTGAAAAAATAGAATGGAATAATATAGATGGATTTTCTGAAATGAAGGTCCAAAGCTCAAGATTCGTAATTATTAACGTAAATAATTCAGATTATTGGATTGAAAAAGAGAAAAATAAGTTAAAAAAAAACCTCATGAAATTTAATGTCAATAATTATGGTTCACCATTTAATCTTTCAGCGCATACAATGCAAATTAATCATGATGAACTAATGGGACTATTAAATACAAGTCTGACAAATTATAAATTAGACGTCAATTAG
- a CDS encoding FAD-dependent monooxygenase, translated as MKNKKILISGASIAGPTLAYWLSHYGFEVTVIEKAPELRLGGQNIDVKGPAKEIAQMMGIEEEIRARNTTEIGTRFVDSKNKTVAEFPTGESIGLTQELEILRGDLVKILYEHSKKKAEYRFGDHITSIDQNDEMVKVGFASGKEASFDILISAEGIGSKTRELAFGRQPDFKYLGLHSAYLTIPKQPSDSKWARWCNAETGIVYLMRPDNYGETRASVTFLAEEDAYKGLSPEAQKQALIRRIKGSGFESERIIEGIHQSKDLYFDRVSQVKASKWSIGRVVITGDAAWCATPIAGKGTDLAMAGAYILAGELFKADNIEQAFNAYENRMRPYVEKCQKLPPGIPWVVYPTTKFGVFVLNRLVAAVGSKPVKWLIAKLSGNKKADQKEIILPIYKVN; from the coding sequence ATGAAAAACAAAAAGATCCTGATATCCGGTGCAAGTATTGCCGGGCCAACGTTGGCCTACTGGCTTAGCCATTATGGATTTGAGGTAACTGTGATAGAGAAAGCGCCAGAGCTGAGGTTAGGCGGACAAAATATAGACGTAAAAGGTCCGGCAAAGGAAATTGCGCAAATGATGGGTATCGAAGAAGAGATCCGCGCAAGAAACACCACCGAAATTGGTACCCGCTTCGTTGATAGTAAAAACAAAACAGTAGCCGAATTTCCGACTGGGGAATCTATCGGGCTTACTCAAGAGTTAGAGATTCTACGGGGCGACCTTGTTAAAATCCTTTACGAGCATTCCAAAAAAAAGGCTGAATACCGCTTTGGTGATCATATCACCAGTATTGACCAAAATGACGAAATGGTGAAAGTAGGCTTTGCAAGTGGAAAGGAAGCGTCTTTCGATATCCTGATTTCAGCCGAAGGTATCGGTTCTAAAACACGCGAACTTGCTTTTGGCAGGCAACCCGATTTTAAATATTTGGGCCTGCACTCTGCCTACCTAACTATCCCAAAACAACCATCAGATAGTAAATGGGCGCGCTGGTGCAATGCAGAGACTGGTATTGTTTATCTTATGCGGCCTGATAACTATGGAGAGACCAGAGCATCTGTAACCTTCCTTGCAGAGGAGGATGCGTATAAAGGGCTTTCTCCAGAGGCGCAAAAACAAGCATTGATCCGGCGGATAAAAGGTTCCGGCTTTGAATCAGAGCGGATTATTGAGGGCATCCACCAGTCTAAAGATTTGTATTTTGACAGGGTAAGCCAGGTTAAAGCGTCAAAATGGAGTATCGGCAGGGTAGTCATTACCGGTGATGCTGCCTGGTGTGCTACGCCTATTGCAGGTAAAGGTACAGACCTGGCCATGGCCGGTGCTTACATCTTAGCGGGAGAACTTTTTAAAGCCGATAATATTGAGCAGGCGTTCAACGCTTATGAAAACAGAATGCGGCCATATGTAGAAAAATGTCAGAAATTGCCCCCTGGAATTCCATGGGTAGTTTATCCGACCACTAAATTTGGTGTTTTTGTGTTAAACAGGTTGGTGGCCGCCGTAGGGAGCAAACCGGTAAAATGGTTAATTGCTAAGCTAAGTGGCAATAAAAAAGCTGATCAGAAAGAGATCATCTTGCCTATTTATAAAGTCAATTAG
- a CDS encoding DUF4288 domain-containing protein — translation MSIDQMLSKENSLLKEWTLDPNFPDQMRFLDVNIHLKYPDVDSLLEFEPQERKRLIAQDHREKFNELIQLNLFQDYERIGTTKRPTGVKTKIPFSALAEIQKLDFVDIFTEKVDGAKKKKQRKQSVFYCVKMTVVAQIEGVDSGLEQVDDQYVLIKAKSHDDAYAKIEKQKDEYEVRYLNSDGRFVRWKIESYDDCYQTDIKSFKDLKDPRGSEVYSKYRTRRMNPDNVWDGK, via the coding sequence ATGTCCATTGATCAAATGCTCTCAAAAGAAAATTCCTTACTTAAAGAATGGACGCTAGATCCTAACTTTCCAGATCAAATGCGGTTTTTAGATGTAAATATTCACCTTAAATACCCCGATGTAGATTCACTACTGGAATTTGAACCTCAAGAGAGAAAAAGGTTAATAGCCCAAGATCATCGTGAAAAATTTAATGAACTCATCCAGCTTAATTTATTTCAAGATTATGAGCGCATCGGCACTACCAAGCGGCCAACAGGAGTAAAGACCAAGATTCCTTTTTCTGCTTTGGCAGAAATACAGAAGTTGGATTTCGTCGATATTTTTACTGAAAAAGTTGACGGTGCAAAAAAGAAGAAGCAAAGAAAACAATCAGTGTTCTACTGTGTAAAAATGACAGTTGTTGCTCAGATTGAAGGTGTTGATTCTGGCTTGGAGCAAGTTGATGATCAATATGTGTTAATTAAAGCCAAGTCTCACGATGATGCATACGCTAAAATTGAGAAGCAAAAAGATGAATATGAAGTACGATATTTAAATTCAGACGGTAGGTTTGTAAGGTGGAAAATTGAAAGTTATGATGATTGCTATCAAACAGACATTAAAAGCTTTAAAGATTTAAAAGATCCCAGGGGTTCTGAAGTCTATTCGAAATATAGAACAAGGCGTATGAATCCAGACAATGTATGGGATGGAAAGTAA
- a CDS encoding PLDc N-terminal domain-containing protein, whose product MPNYLILAKMIISQLLLHFGLLSYLIYGIVKTVKNKNLHPLHKVIWIAVIIMLPVLGTSAYLRANFSPRS is encoded by the coding sequence ATGCCCAATTATCTTATATTAGCAAAGATGATAATTAGCCAACTCTTACTTCATTTTGGTCTGCTAAGCTACCTCATCTATGGTATTGTTAAAACAGTGAAAAATAAAAACCTGCATCCTTTGCACAAAGTTATTTGGATAGCCGTTATTATAATGCTTCCCGTCCTTGGCACATCAGCCTATTTAAGAGCAAATTTTAGCCCTAGAAGCTGA
- a CDS encoding SDR family oxidoreductase, with product MSKKIVLITGTNSGFGWLTAQSVAALGHQVYATMRDTKGKNAEKAEALGAVANVTVLDVTLTDDESVKQAIDKIIAKEGTIDVLVNNAGVSMNGVAESFTTADVQAIFDVNVFAPWRFIKQVLPAMRKQQDGLIINITSGFGRVSFPFATIYAGSKFGLEGISEGLHYELKRLGIDVAIVEPGAFPTEMQQKTQYASDQSVFEGYSSIADIPNKMVAAVTGHIQSENPNPQDVADAIVKLIDTEKGKRPLRTVVDRITGEYIKAANQAVAEQFGKGLTVFGMAELLN from the coding sequence ATGAGCAAAAAGATCGTATTAATAACCGGAACCAATAGTGGTTTCGGCTGGCTGACCGCCCAAAGCGTTGCGGCATTGGGGCACCAGGTTTACGCCACCATGAGAGATACCAAAGGTAAGAATGCGGAAAAGGCTGAAGCTTTGGGAGCCGTAGCAAATGTGACCGTGCTGGATGTGACACTGACAGATGACGAAAGCGTTAAGCAAGCCATTGATAAAATTATAGCAAAAGAAGGCACCATTGATGTACTGGTTAATAATGCCGGCGTTTCGATGAATGGCGTAGCAGAAAGTTTCACTACCGCCGATGTACAGGCCATATTTGACGTGAACGTGTTTGCACCCTGGAGATTCATTAAACAGGTATTGCCGGCTATGCGCAAGCAGCAGGACGGCCTGATCATTAACATCACCAGTGGCTTTGGCCGGGTTTCCTTTCCCTTCGCTACGATATACGCGGGGTCTAAGTTTGGACTGGAAGGAATTAGCGAAGGCTTGCATTACGAACTCAAACGTTTGGGTATAGACGTGGCTATTGTGGAGCCCGGAGCCTTTCCTACAGAAATGCAGCAAAAAACCCAGTACGCTTCAGACCAGTCGGTATTTGAAGGTTACAGCAGTATCGCTGACATCCCCAATAAGATGGTAGCAGCCGTAACAGGCCATATTCAAAGCGAAAATCCAAACCCTCAAGATGTTGCAGATGCGATCGTAAAGCTAATTGATACAGAAAAAGGCAAAAGACCTTTAAGAACGGTGGTTGACCGCATCACCGGCGAATATATAAAAGCGGCCAACCAAGCGGTAGCTGAACAGTTCGGAAAAGGCTTGACCGTGTTCGGCATGGCTGAGCTTTTAAATTAA
- a CDS encoding Crp/Fnr family transcriptional regulator, which translates to MEAFINYVLQFGNLNKQQTDFIIGKAKALELRKEDYFSEAGKIPRHLGFLLEGVVRFCYYNNKGEEITHSFVEENNFVSDQQRFDAEIISSEYIQAETDCKLLVFSKKDWDEIGNTIVSWKEIENLILKNCLLKAIERRSPLVSEDATNRYLLFNQHFPGLVNRVPLSHVASYLGITQQSLSRIRRNVR; encoded by the coding sequence ATGGAAGCATTCATCAATTACGTGCTGCAGTTTGGTAACCTGAATAAGCAGCAAACGGATTTTATTATAGGTAAGGCAAAAGCACTGGAACTTAGAAAGGAAGACTATTTTTCTGAAGCTGGAAAGATACCAAGGCACTTGGGATTTCTACTGGAAGGCGTGGTTCGTTTCTGTTACTACAATAATAAAGGGGAAGAGATTACGCATTCATTCGTTGAAGAAAATAATTTTGTTTCAGACCAGCAAAGGTTCGATGCAGAGATCATTTCATCCGAATATATTCAGGCAGAGACCGATTGTAAATTACTTGTCTTTTCCAAAAAGGATTGGGACGAGATCGGCAATACCATTGTTAGCTGGAAAGAAATTGAGAACCTGATTTTAAAAAATTGCCTACTGAAAGCGATCGAACGCAGAAGTCCTTTGGTCTCGGAAGATGCAACCAACCGTTATCTGTTGTTCAATCAACATTTTCCGGGCCTCGTTAATCGGGTACCACTTTCACATGTTGCTTCTTACCTGGGCATTACGCAACAATCATTGAGCCGGATACGGCGAAATGTCCGATAA
- a CDS encoding RNA 2'-phosphotransferase: protein MTEDTHSERPKLYNATGLEKCSRQHTHLSSDIETAIKVGQRHGKPFVFKVLAGQMYNDNFHFFISDNGVWLTDHVPPQYLEKNG, encoded by the coding sequence ATGACTGAAGACACCCACTCAGAAAGACCAAAACTTTATAACGCAACAGGACTTGAGAAGTGTAGTAGGCAACACACTCATTTAAGTAGTGACATTGAGACTGCAATAAAAGTAGGGCAGAGGCATGGAAAGCCATTTGTTTTTAAAGTGTTGGCCGGGCAAATGTATAATGATAACTTTCATTTTTTTATATCGGACAATGGCGTTTGGTTAACAGATCATGTGCCTCCTCAATATCTTGAAAAAAATGGCTAA